From Fusarium fujikuroi IMI 58289 draft genome, chromosome FFUJ_chr07, a single genomic window includes:
- a CDS encoding probable AOS1-forms together with Uba2p a heterodimeric activating enzyme for Smt3p codes for MDNSNQDQGQPQAEPQAQQLPNASAQEVIPHIDASANINVNGNSIPQLPENLLNPMNPQALSMLADPSLMADPSMMAMQMPLADPSFMMQPGLALSNGQNGFSLPVAPPATVSADEVALYDRQIRLWGMAAQAKIQSANILLITIKALANEIAKNLVLAGVGSLTLLDSATVTEADRGAQFFIPDGEDVIGQNRAQVASTALQKLNPRVRVHVDTEGVKTKGPSYFAAYDIVIATDLDPESFNIINTATRLNCKAFYAAGCHGLYGFIFSDLIEHDYVIQRDLGNMPTSIGPESRTRTIVDVQTRKEGPKTIESVTKRELYSTWFLASDLAVLPTEYTQSKRRLKSVTPALSCLRALWEFMQIQNGRVPSNRDDLKLFTQIATQKHKALGLPSETLRPEFLRSFLQNLVSEISPVAAILGGQLAQDVINVLGQTQQPIQNMIVFDGTTMEALMYPLHPEGSLGASQLTDHTVPNGGAPMILGGMDALPLGLDPTAMGALPHHNNPIMIPTGLPQNGNLIPMPDGSLADPTQHFNAAAQVPQQPVQGHTAQVTAEQPTQETPANPGASESKE; via the exons ATGGACAACTCGAACCAGGATCAAGGCCAGCCTCAAGCTGAGCCCCAAGCACAACAACTCCCGAATGCTTCAGCGCAAGAGGTCATTCCTCATATCGATGCCAGCGCTAATATCAACGTCAACGGCAATAGCATTCCCCAACTACCAGAGAATCTCCTCAACCCAATGAACCCTCAGGCGCTGAGCATGCTGGCCGATCCCTCACTCATGGCTGATCCCTCTATGATGGCCATGCAGATGCCTCTGGCTGATCCTTCATTCATGATGCAACCTGGGCTGGCCTTGTCAAATGGCCAGAATGGCTTCAGTCTTCCCGTCGCTCCCCCTGCCACTGTCAGCGCTG ATGAGGTCGCTTTGTATGACCGTCAGATCCGCCTCTGGGGCATGGCCGCACAGGCAAAAATCCAAAGCGCaaacatccttctcatcaccatcaaggccCTCGCCAATGAAATCGCAAAGAATCTTGTCCTTGCCGGTGTTGGCTCTCTCACTCTCCTAGACAGTGCTACCGTTACCGAAGCAGACCGAGGCGCCCAATTCTTCATCCctgatggtgaagatgtcATCGGACAGAACCGCGCTCAAGTCGCCAGCACCGCTCTGCAGAAGCTCAACCCCCGTGTTCGTGTTCACGTCGATACAGAAGgtgtcaagaccaagggACCAAGCTACTTTGCTGCCTATGATATTGTCATCGCCACTGACCTTGACCCTGAGTCTttcaatatcatcaacaCTGCCACGCGCCTGAACTGCAAGGCTTTCTACGCTGCCGGTTGTCATGGCCTCTATGGTTTTATCTTCAGCGATCTCATCGAACACGACTATGTAATCCAGCGTGACCTGGGAAACATGCCCACTTCCATTGGCCCAGAGTCTCGTACTCGCACTATCGTTGATGTCCAGACTCGAAAGGAGGGTCCCAAAACAATTGAGTCTGTCACCAAGCGCGAGCTCTACTCTACATGGTTCCTCGCCAGTGACCTTGCTGTTCTTCCTACCGAGTACACCCAATCCAAGCGACGACTCAAAAGTGTCACTCCCGCCCTTTCTTGTCTCCGCGCTCTTTGGGAGTTCATGCAGATCCAGAACGGCCGAGTCCCCAGCAATCGCGATGACCTTAAGCTGTTCACGCAGATCGCCACTCAGAAGCACAAGGCTCTCGGCCTGCCCAGTGAAACTCTCCGCCCCGAGTTTCTGCGCAGCTTCCTTCAGAACCTCGTCAGCGAAATCTCTCCTGTTGCCGCCATCCTCGGTGGTCAACTTGCCCAGGACGTCATCAACGTCCTCGGACAAACCCAACAGCCTATCCAGAACATGATTGTCTTTGACGGCACAACCATGGAGGCACTCATGTACCCTCTGCACCCAGAAGGCTCACTCGGGGCATCACAACTCACCGACCATACTGTCCCCAATGGCGGTGCGCCTATGATTCTGGGTGGCATGGATGCTCTGCCTTTGGGTCTTGACCCAACTGCCATGGGCGCTCTGCCTCACCATAATAACCCCATCATGATTCCTACTGGCCTCCCTCAGAATGGCAATCTTATTCCTATGCCCGACGGCTCCCTAGCCGATCCTACACAGCATTTCAATGCCGCAGCGCAGGtgcctcagcagcctgtCCAAGGACACACGGCTCAGGTGACAGCTGAACAGCCCACTCAGGAGACACCGGCAAACCCCGGTGCCTCAGAATCGAAGGAGTAG